Proteins from a genomic interval of Nostoc sp. TCL240-02:
- a CDS encoding methyl-accepting chemotaxis protein, which yields MKLEEEMASSIDNYEPTYQQAMTAYVQRNYEVAATLVDQVVQNLPNDPNTHLLRGHIYYVLQQYDVAKEEYQQVLSLTNEQEIIGFANNGIENINQYLQSFGGQIDTSGSQEQINSSEMSDPLAYSEPELEDLGASEEFDSNNLDLNFFGEHQETVDGVTELSSNSPFDIPTEDSIGIGKISDSSIAFGDDPFALDEESEEQNLNISSYEEKTELDLPAFWQEDISEDSHEESLVNSQFSENEINLDHENSAIDNNSYSSFNSPTSSSENNFSDLLSEPKSSEPKIGNLEYNKSNFGDETLLIVVEEEPINSSITTNNNSRYDLPETEAHDWLKSEDLEAEQEFQPESSDNYSSFKSDIPLKEKQMKSNEIISKNSFDDENFDMEAFESAFGSDGLSSYEDSSTILNGENSKSNIDFLDDFEEFDDLGNIPGFDLIEQDSNFGDAAMYSAPAETSGSIRSQSTDTSGSNPADREEELFSMTGSHEGVPVFSQTDVSKLEPNVSVEQGWLAPLENASIERKQWLIAGSVGIVSALVVATVSFVATTFSPAQQRESVRNTGWAMSLAAGIAGFATTGFMGNLALKQIRRTTNDLQAQFEAVRQGNLNAQATVFSEDELGHLSTGFNEMARVIFTTTSEAQRKADEQEEAKENLQRQVIRLLDDVEGAARGDLTVQAEVTADVLGAVADAFNLTIQNLRDIVQQVKVAAKDVTKGATNSETFARALSSDALRQAEELAVTLNSVQVMTDSIQRVAEAAREAETVARDASTIALQGGEAVENTVAGILEIRETVAETTRKVKRLAESSQEISKIVALISQIASRTNLLALNASIEAARAGEAGRGFAIVADEVRQLADKSAKSLKEIEQIVMQIQSETGSVMTAMEEGTQQVIKGTKLAEEAKRSLENIIQVANRIDILVRSITSDTVEQTETSRAVAHVMQSVELTAQETSQEAQRVSGALQHLVGVSRDLIASVERFRVETMETR from the coding sequence ATGAAATTGGAGGAGGAAATGGCATCAAGTATTGATAATTACGAACCAACATATCAACAGGCGATGACCGCCTATGTTCAAAGGAATTATGAGGTTGCCGCCACTTTAGTTGATCAAGTGGTTCAAAATCTACCAAATGACCCCAACACTCATTTGTTAAGGGGTCACATCTACTATGTTTTGCAACAGTACGATGTCGCAAAAGAAGAATATCAACAGGTATTAAGCTTGACGAACGAACAAGAAATTATTGGTTTTGCCAATAATGGAATTGAGAATATCAATCAATATTTACAGTCATTCGGTGGACAGATTGATACATCAGGAAGTCAAGAGCAGATAAATTCCTCAGAGATGTCCGATCCACTGGCATATAGCGAACCAGAATTAGAAGATTTGGGCGCAAGTGAGGAGTTTGACAGTAATAACCTTGATTTGAACTTTTTTGGAGAGCATCAAGAAACTGTGGATGGGGTTACAGAACTATCTTCAAATAGTCCATTTGACATCCCCACAGAAGATAGTATTGGAATAGGAAAAATCTCAGATTCTTCTATAGCTTTTGGTGACGACCCTTTTGCTTTGGATGAAGAATCAGAGGAACAGAATTTAAATATTAGTAGTTATGAGGAAAAAACAGAATTAGATTTGCCTGCTTTTTGGCAGGAAGATATTTCCGAAGATAGTCATGAAGAATCATTAGTAAATAGTCAGTTTTCAGAGAATGAGATAAATCTCGATCATGAAAATTCAGCTATTGACAATAATAGCTATTCATCTTTTAATTCACCAACTAGTAGTAGCGAAAATAATTTCTCTGATTTGTTGAGTGAGCCAAAGTCTTCAGAGCCTAAGATTGGGAATTTAGAATATAATAAATCTAATTTTGGAGACGAGACTTTACTTATTGTTGTTGAAGAAGAACCTATAAATAGTTCAATAACTACAAATAACAATAGTAGATATGATTTGCCTGAAACCGAAGCACATGATTGGTTGAAGTCAGAAGATTTAGAAGCAGAGCAAGAGTTTCAACCAGAATCATCTGATAATTATTCATCTTTCAAGAGCGATATTCCTCTGAAAGAAAAGCAGATGAAATCAAATGAAATCATCAGCAAAAATAGCTTTGATGATGAAAATTTTGATATGGAAGCATTTGAGTCTGCCTTTGGCTCAGATGGTTTAAGTTCTTATGAAGACTCAAGCACTATATTGAATGGAGAAAATTCTAAGAGCAATATTGACTTTTTAGATGACTTTGAAGAATTTGACGATTTAGGAAACATTCCAGGGTTTGACCTGATCGAACAAGATTCTAACTTCGGTGATGCAGCAATGTATTCTGCCCCAGCAGAAACTAGTGGCAGCATACGCTCTCAAAGCACGGATACTTCTGGAAGCAATCCAGCCGATCGCGAAGAGGAACTATTTTCGATGACTGGTTCCCATGAAGGAGTTCCAGTCTTTAGCCAAACAGATGTCTCGAAACTAGAACCCAACGTTAGCGTCGAGCAAGGCTGGTTAGCACCATTAGAAAATGCTTCTATAGAACGGAAACAATGGTTGATTGCTGGAAGTGTGGGCATTGTCTCAGCGCTAGTTGTAGCCACAGTTAGCTTTGTCGCCACCACATTTTCGCCAGCCCAACAACGTGAATCAGTACGAAACACAGGTTGGGCAATGTCCCTAGCAGCCGGGATTGCCGGTTTTGCCACCACAGGCTTCATGGGAAATCTTGCACTCAAACAAATTCGGCGCACAACCAATGATCTGCAAGCTCAGTTTGAAGCTGTACGCCAAGGAAATTTGAATGCTCAAGCCACAGTGTTTTCTGAAGATGAATTGGGGCATTTATCCACTGGCTTTAATGAAATGGCGCGGGTAATTTTCACAACGACAAGTGAAGCCCAACGGAAAGCCGATGAACAAGAGGAAGCCAAGGAAAACCTGCAACGTCAGGTGATTCGCCTTTTGGATGATGTGGAAGGAGCTGCTAGAGGTGATTTAACAGTCCAAGCTGAAGTGACAGCCGACGTACTAGGAGCCGTAGCCGACGCTTTTAACCTGACAATTCAAAACCTGCGAGATATTGTGCAACAGGTAAAAGTGGCAGCAAAGGATGTAACAAAAGGTGCAACCAACTCTGAAACCTTTGCTAGAGCCTTATCTAGTGATGCTTTGCGTCAAGCAGAAGAGTTAGCAGTAACGCTGAATTCTGTACAGGTAATGACCGACTCGATTCAGCGAGTCGCAGAGGCGGCGCGGGAAGCTGAAACCGTTGCTCGTGATGCTAGTACGATCGCTCTCCAAGGTGGTGAAGCGGTAGAAAATACCGTCGCAGGTATTTTAGAAATTCGAGAAACCGTTGCCGAAACCACTCGCAAAGTGAAGCGTTTGGCGGAATCTTCTCAAGAAATTTCTAAAATTGTGGCGTTGATTTCGCAGATTGCTTCCAGAACGAACTTGTTAGCACTCAATGCTAGTATTGAGGCGGCAAGAGCGGGAGAAGCTGGACGCGGGTTTGCGATCGTAGCAGACGAAGTGCGCCAGTTAGCAGATAAATCTGCCAAATCCCTTAAGGAAATTGAACAAATTGTGATGCAAATCCAAAGCGAAACAGGTTCTGTAATGACCGCGATGGAAGAAGGCACACAACAAGTAATTAAAGGGACAAAATTGGCAGAAGAAGCCAAGCGATCGCTCGAAAATATTATTCAAGTGGCGAATCGTATTGATATTCTTGTGCGATCTATTACTAGCGACACTGTGGAACAGACTGAAACCTCCCGGGCTGTCGCTCACGTAATGCAATCAGTAGAACTAACTGCACAAGAAACTTCTCAGGAAGCACAGCGAGTTTCAGGTGCTCTACAACACTTAGTAGGTGTATCCCGTGACTTGATCGCCTCCGTTGAACGTTTCCGAGTGGAAACGATGGAAACCAGATAA
- a CDS encoding chemotaxis protein CheW, translating to MVSKPDFLSGSGQDHFRPELQVESPEGELHLRFYIPSHQEFALQATGIREVIELSPDRITPIPNASPLLLGTLNLRGRVIWVADLGQFLGEASALNTDRAEISVIAIEEQDTIVGLAVEEIGGMDWLDVQNLMPPTSVPDTMVPFLRGEWLLSAKNNQCLRLLDQMAIVRSARWAG from the coding sequence ATGGTCAGCAAACCGGACTTTTTAAGTGGTAGCGGTCAAGACCACTTCCGACCAGAATTACAAGTGGAAAGTCCTGAAGGTGAGTTACATTTGAGATTTTACATTCCCTCGCATCAGGAGTTTGCACTACAAGCAACTGGCATTCGGGAGGTAATTGAACTAAGTCCTGATAGAATCACCCCGATTCCTAATGCTTCTCCTTTACTTTTGGGTACTCTAAATTTACGAGGTCGAGTTATTTGGGTGGCTGATTTGGGTCAATTTCTGGGGGAAGCAAGTGCATTAAACACGGATAGAGCAGAAATTTCGGTGATTGCCATCGAAGAGCAAGACACAATAGTGGGTTTAGCAGTAGAGGAAATCGGTGGTATGGACTGGTTGGATGTCCAGAATCTTATGCCACCAACTAGTGTTCCAGATACTATGGTTCCCTTTTTACGTGGAGAGTGGTTACTAAGTGCTAAAAACAATCAGTGTCTACGACTGCTCGATCAAATGGCAATTGTACGGAGTGCTAGGTGGGCAGGATGA
- a CDS encoding response regulator transcription factor has product MSTVLIVEDSIAQREMITDLLKATGLTVTHASDGLEALEAIQVAPPDLVVLDIVMPRMNGYEVCRRLKSDPKTQNVPVVMCSSKGEEFDRYWGMKQGADAYIAKPFQPTELVGTVKQLLRG; this is encoded by the coding sequence ATGAGTACAGTTCTGATTGTGGAAGACAGTATCGCGCAAAGGGAGATGATTACAGACCTCCTGAAAGCAACTGGCCTAACAGTTACCCATGCCAGCGATGGATTAGAAGCATTGGAAGCAATTCAAGTAGCACCTCCCGATTTAGTGGTATTAGATATTGTCATGCCCCGAATGAACGGTTACGAAGTTTGTCGGCGGTTAAAATCCGATCCAAAAACCCAAAATGTCCCTGTGGTGATGTGTTCTTCCAAAGGCGAAGAATTTGATCGTTACTGGGGTATGAAGCAGGGTGCAGATGCCTACATAGCCAAACCGTTTCAACCAACCGAGTTGGTAGGAACAGTCAAACAACTGCTGCGAGGATAA
- a CDS encoding response regulator, which translates to MQGNLSEIDICSILQLIALGQRTGQLWVEAHSSHHNNKLSGEGANIFRPRQQSWFVFFLNGQILYCREGESNLSRINDYLRHYRVEMRLTDKQIASLPSTDSPEYAYLWALLERNIINPKIAGSIIHGLVHETLFDLLSLHQGNFIFHQGAALAPQLNTFEIAPFVTKITKQVQEWKELYPHIQSPEQLPVLSDKVQLQSSLPEATVEKLQHWADGKTSLRQLARYLNRDILTVAKAIYPYVQQSWLQLVYSATTKPDTHNDNWELKGKHRGRIVCIDDAIAIGETINSILQPQGYEAIALTNPLEALSLVFQLKPDLILCDIAMLELEGYEVCSMLRHSTAFRLTPIIMLTGKDGFIDRVKASMVGATDYLTKPFTDTELLMIVEKYLKIEFYENGE; encoded by the coding sequence ATGCAGGGAAATTTAAGTGAAATTGATATTTGCAGTATCCTGCAATTGATTGCGTTGGGACAGCGAACTGGACAACTATGGGTAGAAGCTCATAGCTCTCACCATAACAACAAGCTGAGTGGAGAGGGAGCAAATATTTTTCGCCCCAGACAACAGTCTTGGTTCGTCTTTTTCCTCAATGGTCAAATTCTCTATTGCCGAGAAGGTGAAAGTAATTTATCCAGAATTAACGATTATTTACGTCATTATCGAGTCGAGATGCGACTCACCGACAAACAGATTGCCTCTCTACCATCAACCGACTCACCAGAGTATGCGTATCTGTGGGCACTTTTGGAGCGGAATATTATCAACCCCAAGATAGCTGGTAGTATCATTCACGGCTTGGTGCATGAAACTCTCTTTGATCTGCTGAGTTTACACCAAGGGAACTTCATTTTCCATCAGGGTGCGGCACTTGCCCCACAATTAAACACTTTCGAGATTGCTCCATTTGTTACAAAAATTACGAAGCAGGTGCAAGAGTGGAAGGAACTCTATCCGCACATTCAGTCTCCCGAACAATTGCCTGTGCTATCTGACAAAGTTCAGCTACAATCATCGCTACCAGAAGCAACTGTAGAGAAATTACAACATTGGGCTGATGGTAAAACATCCTTGCGTCAACTGGCTCGCTATCTCAACCGAGATATTTTGACAGTTGCTAAGGCAATATACCCTTATGTGCAACAGAGTTGGCTACAACTAGTATATTCAGCCACAACTAAACCAGATACCCACAATGACAACTGGGAATTGAAGGGAAAACACAGAGGGCGGATAGTATGTATTGACGATGCGATCGCCATCGGTGAGACTATAAATTCGATCTTACAACCACAAGGCTATGAAGCGATCGCTCTCACCAATCCCTTAGAAGCACTGAGTCTGGTTTTTCAACTCAAACCGGATTTAATTTTGTGCGATATAGCCATGTTGGAATTGGAAGGGTACGAGGTTTGCTCCATGTTGCGACATTCCACAGCGTTTCGGCTCACACCGATTATCATGCTTACTGGTAAAGATGGATTTATTGATCGAGTCAAAGCTAGTATGGTCGGGGCAACAGATTATTTAACAAAACCATTTACAGACACTGAATTACTCATGATTGTAGAGAAATATCTCAAAATAGAATTCTATGAAAATGGGGAGTAG
- the hmpF gene encoding pilus motility taxis protein HmpF → MLYLAEVQKQKGGLLSGSGKTELKLLACQRTDQNWNTVSEEVIAAEDASKLNDGALVLVELNPNRQVQRIQEAGRPLVNILQNFSRQLEKFKLKEDEIDQWKQSLTFQAQELNRREMDMEVRSEQLQNMEEELQQLEQQKQEVDTSRQEIERLQTEVERNRLELEGAWEHLRGEQRRLEERQADFKQGTVLDEEQSRVMSELLDRLSSRVAPTETVREHLDLAFELVEKQQATLNPHWQKLEAEKTAIAQQQEEVERLSQTFSDRQNALQEAQNTLVQQTAQLQINTADLTSKQEYARIIKEQLRNAEELYQQIHSLAATSSDVVLGQQANVEALDKMSLEELQKIVQDLQHKLEIDATFVHDQEQELKYKQEAIEELQNKLSQASDQDHINLELELTDEKDLYQMLNSSLVGQRRNMLQHQKFLKQHQTVLLRRQGHTVAEEEEGNKVNLEPVLLQIETQRQQYSQEIQKLEHEIDQIRSGIELNQGMIDNQTHDLDEKRQELKAIEENLLSIRRITAECCGRVNLYQEALQPIQDSLDGLRQKLQGIAESLDKFQETGDHQVQAIAQLRHTLQGLMPQPELLAS, encoded by the coding sequence GTGCTGTATTTAGCAGAAGTACAAAAACAGAAAGGTGGTTTACTTAGTGGCAGTGGCAAAACTGAACTGAAATTGCTAGCTTGTCAACGAACTGACCAGAATTGGAATACTGTGTCAGAAGAAGTAATTGCTGCTGAGGACGCAAGCAAATTAAATGATGGCGCTTTGGTACTAGTTGAACTAAATCCGAATCGTCAAGTGCAGCGAATTCAAGAAGCAGGACGGCCACTAGTCAACATTTTGCAGAATTTTTCCCGCCAATTGGAGAAATTTAAGCTCAAGGAAGATGAGATCGATCAGTGGAAACAGTCGTTAACATTTCAGGCGCAAGAGTTGAATCGCCGTGAAATGGATATGGAAGTACGCTCAGAACAGTTGCAAAATATGGAAGAGGAGTTGCAACAACTGGAGCAGCAAAAACAAGAGGTTGACACATCCCGCCAGGAAATTGAACGGCTACAAACAGAAGTTGAACGCAACCGCCTAGAATTGGAAGGCGCTTGGGAACATTTGCGGGGTGAACAGCGCCGTTTAGAGGAACGTCAAGCAGATTTTAAACAAGGGACGGTTTTGGATGAAGAGCAAAGTCGGGTAATGAGTGAGTTACTTGATCGCTTATCTAGTCGCGTAGCTCCCACTGAAACAGTCAGAGAACACCTAGATTTGGCTTTTGAATTAGTCGAAAAGCAGCAAGCAACTCTAAACCCACACTGGCAAAAACTAGAAGCAGAAAAAACTGCGATCGCACAACAGCAAGAAGAAGTCGAGCGATTGTCACAAACATTTAGTGATCGCCAAAATGCATTGCAAGAAGCACAAAATACTCTAGTCCAGCAAACAGCACAATTACAGATAAATACAGCTGACCTGACTAGCAAGCAAGAGTATGCGCGGATAATCAAGGAGCAGTTACGAAATGCGGAAGAGTTATATCAACAAATTCACTCTTTAGCTGCAACGTCTAGTGATGTAGTTCTCGGCCAGCAAGCGAATGTGGAAGCTTTGGATAAAATGTCTTTAGAAGAATTACAAAAGATAGTCCAAGACTTGCAGCATAAGCTAGAAATAGATGCTACCTTTGTTCACGATCAAGAGCAAGAACTGAAATATAAACAAGAAGCTATAGAAGAACTGCAAAATAAATTAAGCCAAGCCTCTGACCAGGATCATATCAATTTGGAACTGGAATTAACTGATGAAAAAGACCTCTATCAGATGCTAAACTCCAGTTTGGTAGGACAACGCCGCAATATGTTACAGCATCAGAAGTTTCTCAAGCAACACCAAACTGTACTGCTACGGCGACAAGGACATACTGTTGCTGAGGAAGAAGAGGGTAATAAAGTTAATTTAGAACCGGTTCTGTTACAAATTGAAACCCAGCGACAACAATATTCGCAGGAAATCCAAAAGCTGGAACATGAAATCGATCAGATCCGTTCTGGTATTGAGCTAAATCAGGGAATGATTGACAATCAAACTCACGATTTGGATGAAAAACGCCAAGAACTGAAAGCGATCGAGGAAAACTTGCTATCTATACGAAGAATAACTGCTGAATGTTGTGGTCGAGTGAATCTTTATCAAGAAGCACTACAACCAATTCAGGATTCTCTTGATGGCTTACGGCAAAAGCTGCAAGGAATTGCAGAATCTTTGGATAAATTCCAGGAAACTGGCGATCATCAAGTCCAAGCGATCGCCCAGTTGCGCCACACTCTCCAAGGTTTAATGCCTCAGCCAGAATTATTAGCGTCTTAA
- the tilS gene encoding tRNA lysidine(34) synthetase TilS produces MIWTPLHAKIHRTIRSRHLFERNQPLLVAVSGGQDSLCLIKLLLDLQSKWGWNLGIAHCDHRWRSDSEANAHHVENLAETWGTSFYLETANEPINSEAAARDWRYQALSAIAKANNYQYIVTGHTASDRAETLLYNLIRGTGADGLQALTWQRPLTTGIMLVRPLLEITRSQTEQFCQEFKLPIWEDSTNQDLQYARNRIRQELTPYLRDNFNRQVESALAQTAELLQAEVEYLEKAAQELRDRALGIRHEEDSLTPLLPLRLNRKVLQKAPLALQRRVMRQVLQQIFTDAVSFEHIEKLTALIIAPNRSQTDPFPGGAIAQVEGDWIYLK; encoded by the coding sequence ATGATATGGACTCCTCTACACGCAAAAATACATCGCACCATCCGATCGCGCCACTTATTTGAGCGCAACCAGCCTCTATTAGTCGCTGTCTCCGGCGGACAAGATTCTCTGTGTTTAATAAAATTACTTTTAGATTTACAATCCAAATGGGGATGGAATTTAGGTATTGCTCACTGCGATCATCGCTGGCGTTCTGACTCTGAAGCTAATGCTCATCATGTTGAAAACCTAGCTGAAACTTGGGGTACATCCTTTTATTTAGAAACAGCGAACGAACCTATAAATAGTGAAGCTGCTGCACGCGATTGGCGCTATCAAGCTTTAAGTGCGATCGCCAAAGCAAACAATTATCAGTATATAGTTACAGGACACACCGCTAGCGATCGCGCCGAAACTCTCCTCTACAATTTAATTCGCGGTACTGGTGCTGATGGTTTACAAGCCTTGACTTGGCAACGCCCTCTGACTACAGGCATTATGCTAGTGCGCCCACTTTTAGAAATTACTCGCTCACAAACAGAGCAATTTTGTCAAGAGTTTAAATTGCCAATTTGGGAAGATTCCACCAATCAAGATTTGCAATATGCCCGCAACCGTATTCGCCAAGAACTAACACCATATTTGCGAGATAATTTCAACCGCCAAGTAGAATCAGCCTTAGCCCAAACAGCAGAACTGCTGCAAGCAGAAGTGGAATATTTAGAAAAGGCTGCCCAGGAGTTGCGGGATCGGGCATTGGGCATCAGACATGAAGAAGATTCTCTTACTCCTCTTCTTCCTTTACGGTTAAATCGTAAGGTATTGCAGAAAGCACCATTGGCACTGCAACGTCGGGTGATGCGTCAGGTATTGCAGCAAATATTCACTGATGCAGTGAGTTTTGAACACATTGAAAAATTAACGGCTTTAATCATAGCGCCAAACCGTTCACAAACCGATCCATTTCCTGGTGGTGCGATCGCTCAAGTCGAAGGCGACTGGATTTATTTAAAATAG
- a CDS encoding KGK domain-containing protein, whose protein sequence is MKDEWEHLNPEKDVVHFHQEPFENLSRTQIIFQLLKEIKRFWVKHCTSSGSRIFDEGFECFVLMPGKQWRTGKIRVRLEFCPDEVEIEEKQENNRLDINQESSPLDDLRQQLNQGEN, encoded by the coding sequence ATGAAGGATGAATGGGAACATCTAAATCCTGAAAAAGATGTTGTGCATTTTCATCAAGAACCGTTTGAAAATCTATCCCGCACTCAAATAATCTTTCAGCTTTTAAAAGAAATAAAAAGATTTTGGGTAAAACACTGTACATCATCAGGGTCAAGAATATTTGACGAAGGATTTGAATGTTTTGTTTTAATGCCTGGTAAACAATGGCGGACAGGCAAAATTAGAGTTCGCCTAGAATTTTGCCCTGATGAAGTTGAAATTGAAGAAAAACAGGAAAATAATCGCTTAGATATCAATCAAGAAAGCTCTCCCTTGGACGATCTTCGCCAGCAACTCAACCAAGGTGAAAATTAA
- a CDS encoding Uma2 family endonuclease has protein sequence MVQTPVKKLTFEEFLEQYPDGYGIYELLNGEIIQVEATRAHKNVARYLMLAFNDEIRRLELDYIADKDVIIKTFTDTGEERGRNPDVSVVSASQWNSNVLAYGALVEPIQLAVEVTSTNWDDDYVDKLDEYQRLGISEFWIVDYLAIASRAYLGNPKLPTVFVYQLVKGKYQIQKFTGSDRIISTTFPELELTVKEVIAASQIQKL, from the coding sequence ATGGTTCAGACTCCAGTTAAGAAATTAACTTTTGAAGAGTTTTTAGAGCAATACCCTGATGGTTATGGCATTTATGAACTGTTAAATGGAGAGATTATACAAGTGGAGGCAACTAGAGCGCATAAGAATGTGGCAAGATATTTAATGCTTGCCTTCAATGATGAAATTAGACGTTTGGAACTTGATTATATTGCCGACAAAGATGTAATTATAAAAACGTTTACTGATACTGGAGAAGAGCGAGGTAGAAATCCAGATGTGAGCGTAGTTAGTGCATCACAATGGAACAGCAATGTTCTAGCTTACGGGGCACTGGTTGAGCCAATTCAACTTGCTGTAGAAGTTACTTCAACAAACTGGGATGATGATTACGTTGACAAATTAGATGAGTATCAGAGGCTAGGTATCTCTGAGTTTTGGATTGTGGATTATCTAGCAATTGCTAGTCGGGCTTATCTCGGTAATCCCAAACTCCCCACGGTTTTTGTTTATCAATTGGTTAAAGGTAAATATCAAATCCAAAAGTTTACGGGTAGTGACCGCATTATCTCTACTACTTTTCCTGAACTAGAACTAACGGTTAAAGAAGTTATAGCTGCAAGTCAAATTCAAAAACTATGA
- a CDS encoding KGK domain-containing protein, with translation MEDGFERLNHDEVVSIEPDTFNKLDIAKTFKVRDLITAIKEYIGAEETDEVNLYTQGLNCEVLQFSTQGWKKGKVRLALEFCPDESESPLDEIFEKLKQIEK, from the coding sequence ATGGAAGATGGATTTGAAAGACTTAATCACGATGAAGTTGTGTCTATAGAACCAGACACTTTTAATAAGTTAGATATTGCTAAAACTTTTAAAGTCCGTGATTTGATTACTGCGATTAAGGAATATATTGGAGCAGAGGAAACAGATGAAGTAAATTTGTATACCCAAGGATTAAATTGTGAAGTTTTGCAATTTAGTACTCAGGGATGGAAAAAAGGAAAAGTTAGACTTGCTTTAGAATTTTGTCCTGATGAATCGGAATCACCACTTGATGAGATTTTTGAAAAGCTTAAACAAATAGAAAAATAA
- the ccsB gene encoding c-type cytochrome biogenesis protein CcsB: MNLVVLQNWLDNASFAILFLTMLVYWGGAAFPNLPYLAALGTAGMAIANLCMATLLGARWIEAGYFPLSNLYESLFFLTWGITTVHLIAESSSRSRLVGVVTSPVAMLIAAFATMTLPSQMQASEPLVPALKSNWLMMHVSVMMLSYSALMVGALLAIAFLIVTRGQNIQLQGSSVGTGGYRSNGYRLHKAAELISQPPAPSAENNGFARFETSSNGNGNANTAVLNLVTTSEPQTVASAEPLSPQRLSLAETLDNISYRIIGLGFPLLTIGIIAGGVWANEAWGSYWSWDPKETWALITWLVFAAYLHARITRGWQGRRPAILAATGFVVVWICYLGVNLLGKGLHSYGWFF; this comes from the coding sequence ATGAATCTGGTTGTACTCCAGAACTGGCTGGACAATGCCTCCTTTGCCATATTATTCCTAACAATGCTCGTTTATTGGGGAGGAGCGGCTTTTCCGAATCTGCCTTATCTAGCCGCTTTGGGGACAGCTGGGATGGCGATCGCTAATTTGTGTATGGCAACTCTACTAGGAGCAAGATGGATAGAAGCTGGTTACTTTCCCCTAAGTAATCTCTATGAATCTTTATTTTTCTTAACTTGGGGGATTACCACCGTCCATCTAATTGCTGAAAGTAGTAGCCGTAGCCGCTTAGTAGGAGTTGTTACATCTCCAGTAGCAATGTTGATCGCTGCTTTTGCGACGATGACATTACCATCCCAGATGCAAGCGTCAGAACCCCTAGTACCTGCCTTGAAGTCAAATTGGTTGATGATGCATGTCAGCGTCATGATGTTGAGTTATTCTGCTTTGATGGTGGGTGCGTTATTAGCGATCGCTTTTCTGATTGTCACTCGCGGTCAAAACATCCAGCTACAAGGCAGTTCTGTCGGTACTGGTGGCTATCGCAGCAACGGCTACCGCTTGCACAAAGCAGCTGAACTAATTTCTCAACCACCAGCCCCTTCTGCTGAAAATAACGGCTTTGCTCGTTTTGAAACTAGTAGCAACGGCAACGGTAACGCTAACACTGCCGTTTTGAATTTAGTAACTACTTCTGAACCTCAAACCGTAGCATCTGCCGAACCTCTTTCACCTCAGCGCCTTAGCCTTGCCGAAACCCTCGACAACATCAGCTATCGCATCATCGGACTTGGATTTCCCTTATTGACAATTGGCATTATTGCTGGTGGCGTTTGGGCTAACGAAGCTTGGGGTTCCTATTGGAGTTGGGACCCTAAAGAAACTTGGGCATTAATCACCTGGTTAGTATTCGCCGCCTATCTCCACGCCCGAATCACTCGCGGTTGGCAAGGTCGCCGTCCCGCAATTTTAGCCGCCACTGGCTTTGTTGTTGTTTGGATTTGCTATCTTGGTGTGAATCTTTTGGGTAAAGGTTTGCATTCTTACGGCTGGTTCTTTTAA